In the Burkholderia multivorans ATCC BAA-247 genome, GCCGATCGCGAGGTGCGACATGCGCGACGTCATCGGCGAAAACACGTCGGTTTCCTCCGCGATGTTCGATGCGAGGCTGACGGTCGCGAGCTTCGCGAGCGGCGAGTGGCTGTGCGTGATCGCGACGACCTTCGCGCCGCACGCGAGCGCCGCACGCGCCGCGTCGACGATGTCGCGCGTGCGGCCCGTGTTCGAGATTGCGACGACGACGTCCTGCGGGCCGAGCAGCGCGGCCGACATCGAGAACGTGTGCGGATCCGAATACGCGACGCTCGGCACGCCGAGCCGGAAGAACTTGTGCTGGATGTCCTGCGCGGCGATGCCCGAGCCGCCCGCACCGTAGAACTCGATGCGCGACGCATTCGACAGCAGCGCGATCGCCTCGGCGACGCTGCCGGCCGACAGGCTGTTGCGCACCTCGATCAGCGCGCCGATCGTGCGATCGAACACCTTGCCGATGATGCCGGGCGCCGGCTCGTCGGGTTCGACGTCGCGATAGACCGACGACACGCCGGGCGCGACGCTCTGCGCGAGCCGGATCTTGAACTCACGAAAGCCGCTGCAGCCGAGTGCCTGGCAGAAGCGCGCGATCGTCGGCTGGCTGACGCCCGCGCGTGCCGACAGCTCGGTCATCGCGAGGTCGAGCACCTCGCGCGGCGCGGCGAGAATGTAGTCGGCGAGCTTGCGCTCGGACGGGCGCAGTTCGGCGCGGATCGCTTCGATACGGGGCAACATGGGGCAGAGGCAGGAAATCGGGTTCGGATGAGCGAGTGTATCGCAGTCGAATTGTAGAAAATCTACATGAAAATGCTAGCGGAAACCGCACGGTTTGCCGCGAGAGGCGATCATCTGGATAAGGGTTTTCACTAATATGGTATTGGCTCTTAGCGGGAATGCGCGTTGCACGACGACGAAACCGCATTGCGCGTGTGTAGTTTTTCTACTAGACTGCGTTCGTTCGGTCGACGCATCGACCGTCCCCACGATTCCAACCGCCGGCGCGGCCGGCATACAGGAGCGCCCAGCATGACGTCGCTGCATCCCACTCTGGCGAAAGTCACCGAACGCGTGATCGCCCGCAGCCAATCGACCCGTTCCGCCTATCTGCAGCGCATCGACGGCGCGCAAGGCAAGTTCCCGGCGCGCGGCGCGCTGTCGTGCGCGAACCTCGCGCACGGCTTCGCGGGTCTCGAGGGCAGCGACAAATTCGCGATCAA is a window encoding:
- a CDS encoding MurR/RpiR family transcriptional regulator, with protein sequence MLPRIEAIRAELRPSERKLADYILAAPREVLDLAMTELSARAGVSQPTIARFCQALGCSGFREFKIRLAQSVAPGVSSVYRDVEPDEPAPGIIGKVFDRTIGALIEVRNSLSAGSVAEAIALLSNASRIEFYGAGGSGIAAQDIQHKFFRLGVPSVAYSDPHTFSMSAALLGPQDVVVAISNTGRTRDIVDAARAALACGAKVVAITHSHSPLAKLATVSLASNIAEETDVFSPMTSRMSHLAIGDILAVGVALSRGPALMERVGRAKEAITRRRIDDGAKD